aaatttacttttcattaagagtaaaattaaaaaaaaataaatgattatatgtcataaaaaattaaaattattaaaaaaataaaatttattaaaaaaattaaaaataaaatttaattaaattaaatattaaaaaattttgatatattagatacaaaaagatataatttatactttattgtatatgtgcatgttctttttttttcgaaaatttatatACTAGTTATTCTACTAATATGAGTAAAAATCTTAAATTCATAATGCAATTTATATCGTTAAAATTCATTATAATTTTACTTGATTTGATAATTCTTCTAAGAATAATATATCATTTTTGTTCTAATATTTTCAATCTATTTAAgtctataatattttaaaattgtctcaatTTTATCTCACTATCAATTCTGTTAAAACCTTAACATATCATTAATTAGAGAACAATATTAAGACAAtcttaaaaagttaaaaatttaaataaaataatttaaatattaaaaacaattttaaaacttaTTCCAAACTTCCTCAATTTCTTATTAAACCGTTTGCACTAGAAGGTGCTTGAATGAGGTAGCCGCAAGTTACCGGTTTTTTTCCCCTGAAAATAAAAGGTGCTTGAATGAGGTCAAAATATTAGCGAAGGCAAATAAAGACCCTTGAGAAAGTAGAAAAGAAGTCGTTTGAGTTTGTGTTAAGCAAAGATTAGAGGTTGTTACTCCCTTGTTACTACTAATTTGTTGGTTGATCATATATACTTTCAAATTAGCTTTCATTAAGTGGAGGGAGAATTTATGAAAGGCCATCTATTGCCTTGCTTTACAATTTATTccaatgataaaataaaatattataaaaaatatttattttagtgCTTAGGCCTAAAAAACCGAAGTAAAAATGCGGGTCACAGTTccttttcattttattttcttcctGCTTTGcctttaattttcaattggGAAAAAAATCTTTAGTTAATATTTGATTCTATTACGATATTGTCATATATGGCTTGCCTTGAGAGACTTCCTAGTTCCTACCATgccttccttttcttttcccggtgtagttttctttatttcttggcaacctatttttaactttttcatTCACCTAAAACCATATGGTAACATGTGTGggagtgattcttttattttcttttttaattttatattttaacacaatatgtataaatatatattttatgacggaaagaaaaagaagttccttcccaacaacttttttattttttatatatatttctaCACCAGATTCcaaccaaaacaaaataattatatcatatattaaatattgtttTAGCATTAAATATCtctaaacaaaataattttttatacacCCAATTTAATATATCTCcttttctatctttttaattttttaatctcAATTTGGACGGTCTTAGGAAAGTTAAAGGAAAACCCCAATTACCTCCACAAACAAAAAGGATTCATTTTATCTTAACATTTTCATTTCCAttggaaattcaaatttcactctttttctctttgtcatattttctttttctttctgcACCAGCCTATTTTCTTACAATTCAGGAtattaattttatgtaaaaaaatttgcatcaatatttttgtttaaaaaaattacatgcaATTCTGATATCAAATTTTGATCAAGTAAAATTCATGTAAATGTTGCAAAGTTGAAGACTTTCTGCTACTTGTTGCATGTCAGTTTCTCAAGTTTCagttttgatttttaatttttgtgcttaaatattctttttcgaaaaaaagtttttttttttttttttttttttttttttggaaaaaatagtGAAAAAGTTTTGTGATGGTTTCTTTGAGTGAGTGACTGAATTTGAAGAGGAAGcagaaaaaaagaaatgaaaaattgaCGTGTGTGGTGTTTGTGTGGCTGAGATTTTCAAAGTAGTTTCAAACCATGGAGTCGAGCGCCGGCGGCATCAGCGGCGGCGTTACGGTGGTCGGATCAGATGCTCCGTCGGAGTATCAAATAGCTCCGAGGACAGAGAACCCTTCTCCAGCAGGAGGATCGGCCGCGCCAATCCCTGCGCCAGCTCCGACGAACCAAGGCGGTGCTCTGCCGCATCCTCCGCCACATATGGCGAAGATGACATCGCCTCCGGCAACAGCGCTAGGGAAGAAAAAGAGAGGGCGGCCCAGAAAGTATGGCCCAGACGGGTCAGTGGTGGCGCTGTCCCCAAAGCCAATATCGTCTTCGGCACCGCTGGCGTTGCCGCCGGTGATCGATTTCTCGGCGGAGACGAAGCGCGGGAAGGTGAAGGCAGCTGGTACCGTGAGCAGAGCCAAGTTTGAGGTTGAGAATTTAGGTAAGAACACACAAACTAGCATAAACTCTGTTTATCTAGAAAAAGATTTGGGTTTAGAAAAGCTTGGAATCATAATTTAGCTTGTATGGAAGTGAGTTCAacgagagagaagagagagagagagagagagagagagagtgggaGCTGAGTGTGATTTGATTGAGTGCTCTTCTTATAGTTATAGCATGTAAGTGTGGTATTATTGTGAGGCAGCACTGAAAAGTAGGTTAACTTTGTTGGGGTGGCTGGCTATGATATGAGACCGTGGAATCTCTCTAATTGTGGCTGTTATATGGTAGTTCAAAAGTTTAAATCTTTGATGCTAAGTACAGAACCCGAAAAGGGGTTAGTTTAGCATAAACAGGCTAAGTCTCGTGTGTTAGGTTTAGCTCTAATGTCGCGGTTTCAAATATTAGCACTTCAGTCTTCAGTTCCTAGGGGATAAAAAAGCCATGGCCATTTATCGGCAGCAAAAATAGgaacaaaatgaaaaaaaaaaagaatcttATTTTTTGTCGATTAAGATGAACACAAGAAAAAGATATCATACAGACATTTTCCTCTATGTATTATTGTGCACGTGTATTTTATCCAAAGAGATGATAAGTCCAAGTTGACATCAACTCATCTTGTTTACTCTTCTCACATAAAATCCTATTCAGTATTTGGCATTTGCTGTTATGTGGTCCTTCCTTCATAGATAGCATGGATGATGTGGACTGTTAGGATACTTATTGCTTGCAAGCTATCATATGTTTGTGTTGCAGATTTAGATTGGGGtggtaatttaatttataaacaaaTTGATTCCGGGATTTAACGTATTTATCAGTTAAATAACCCTCCAAAAAAACTCACTTATTAATTGGAATAGTTTTATAGTTCCATAATTTTTTCCCGGGACATAGATTCATAGAATTAATTCTGTGAAAGTTCTTCTTTGTTGCATGATATTGAATTCGGTTATTACTTCTGAAAAAGAAAATCTTagaaactttttttttgttgaaaagAAATTCAATCACTTTTTCTGACTATGCTCTAGTTGGCCGATATAtgaaggtttacagaaatggaaaatgaagaaatttaTTTGATGTACCATTGGCTTAAAAGTCTATGCAGagctttaatttcttttttccttGCAAATGCCGAAAACCACTAGATTTTTTTAGCATTATCTTTGAAGTTTTTATACCCTAATTGAGACTTAATCACTAAAATGGCAGTGTTGTACTCCGTTAAAAACAAAGTGCAACATCCAAATCTTTTCATAGGTGGGGTTGGCTATATAAATCCCACAAATCATAGTATCTTGTGTTGATAAGAAAGCCAACTAATTACTAATAGAAATGTGTTGTATAGTTATTCTATTTGGTCAATCAAGTCCTCACACACTTTTTCATCCTTGGACGAGGTGTAGGAACCATTCAACGAAGATCTCACACTTCATCTAAAGGTGAATGAGTGTATGTGGGCTTTGTGTATGAGACAGAATGAGTATAAATAACACATCTCAACTCCATAGAATGCCTAGTTATTTATGCTATAATTTTTCATGGCCTCTCTTGTCCCTAACAATTGGACCACCTTCCATCCTTTTCACTCCCTTACTAAGATTACTATAACCACATAAGCTATTATTGTttcatcttttttattatttatattaggataaagtatattttttgttcttgaAGTTTAGCAAAAGTTTCAAAACTAttcctaagttttatttttgttttaattttgtcccaaaagttttcgatttgcatcaaatatacccaTGAtagctaaattttcaaaaaatttaagaccaattcaACAAAATTGtatgaaaattatgcttgattcGCTTGTGTTGGAAGGTTGTCCTTATGAAATTGTCGTTGCTTTGgtcttaaaatttttgaataattagtGGCCAGGGGTATAGTtaatgcaaatcgaaaacttttgggacaaaattgaaaaaaaaacaaaatttaagagtatttttgaaacttttgcCAAACTTTagggacaaaaaatatactttactgtttatattattttacttttatagtAACTGAGGTCTAATTCTTCACATTCTTTATTTGGTTTGAGATTTGTGATGGAAATTTTGAAACTCTATGTTTCTGATTTGACCGGGAAAACTTTTGTTGATAATTATTTGAATTTCttcttacatttttttttctttttactctCAGGTGAATGGGTTGCATGCTCGGTTGGTGCTAATTTCACACCCCATTTCATCACTGTTAATCCTGGGGAGGTAAGTTTAGAAATACATATTTGCCTGTGCCATGCTGCTTTTATTCAGTGTGAAGAATGTTTCTGTTATTCATGGTCAGAGAACAGCAAAAGTTATGTTAGTGACACGGGACACCTTATCTGAAGTTTTTCATGTGTTGAAAGCACAATTTAAACAGTTTCTTCTGACGATTTATTAATATCTCAACACTAAAAAATGGTGGAGAATTGTTGATGACATTTTCTTTGGTAATGCAATTCCTTAATTCATCATATGAAGTAACAATCGTGTTTCAGACAGGAGATTACTTATCAAATGGATGACCATTATGAGAATTTAATAACTTgatcttgttaattttttggtGGCTAAActtgctttcttttttgctACGATGACTGTAAATTGTGCATGTTATTGTTGACAATAATTGTGTTTTGGTTGTCTTAGGATGTTACTATGAAGGTAATATCATTTTCTCAGCAAGGCCCACGAGCTATATGCATTTTGTCAGCAAATGGAGTCATATCAAGTGTTACACTTCGTCAGCCTGATTCTTCTGGTGGCACATTGACGTATGAGGTGAAGTATTTATAGTGAAATTCGATAGAATTATTTTCTTTAATCTAATGAATATCTTCTTCTAGTTATATGTTGACAAATATAAGCTTGGACAGGCATTTAACCAACTGCACTTTGCACTAAGCTTCTTAGCAGCCGATTTTTGTTGTTCATTCAGAAATTATTTGATTCTTCAGGATATTCATAACTTACATGGTCATCTTCTTGAAAATGATGTTTGAAAAACTCATCCAATGGTGTAGTTACATGGATTCACTCTTCCTGTTGTTATTACTCCGTTTGTTTCAAAATAACTATCAATTTGATTAAGCAGTACATTGAAAAATCAGTAAAACTCGACAGTTATTTTTCAATGTACGATTTTGTCGAAATGGACCGTTGTTTTCAAACGAAGGTAGTATTGATTTCATTGCATGTAAATAGAATGCCTCTTATGGAAATATGTAAAATCTAGTGGGAAACctagatttgaaaatcaatatGGTTCTTTATTGTTCCAAAAACAGAACGTAAATAGATGATCTATAGAGTGTGGTCTACACAGTTGATTGTTTATGCTCTTGCACTTTTTAACATCgattttgcatttcatttttgTAGCTCATCATTTCCATGTTTTTTGTTTTGGAAATATTTTAGCATATCTTCCAGTTTCTTTTCATTCTGCATTCAGGTTCTTAAGTATAGCAGAATCACAGTTGAAATTCAGATCTTCTTGCTGCATTTTCTGCAGGGACGTTTTGAAATTCTATCTCTAAGCGGCTCGTTCACACCAAGTGAAAGTGCAGGAACACGAAGCAGATCGGGTGGCATGAGTGTCTCTTTAGCAGGTCCAGATGGACGAGTTATAGGTGGTGGAGTCGCTGGTCTATTGGTGGCTGCAAGTCCCGTGCAGGTGTGTTCTCTACTCATAAATTTATATAAGAATGGAAAAAGAAGTTTCTATATTCTACTTGTAATTTTATTCCCATTATCATTTTTTAGAGTTATTGCTTATTGGTGCTTCACTTTCTAAAGACCCTTTCATaggaatttttttatatattctttttaCGACTATACTATGTGTACACCATAATCAGCtactagtataaaatacatgttggaatacaaatacacattgaaaataaattaaatcacacatgtatttatacacaaatacattagtgactgattttggtgtttgaatagcatttttgtgtttttatttatttatagtgTGGCTCTGATAATTATTTCCATTTTGCTTCACATATTTCAGGTAGTGGTTGGAAGTTTTCTAGCAGGGAACCAACATGAGCAAAAGCCAAGAAAACCAAAACCTAATATTATAGCATCAACTGTGATGCCGGCTGCGAGTGTTCCTGTGTCAACGGCCGATCCAGTTGCTGTTCTGCAATCGCAGGCTTCCTTCCGAGGAGATAGTTGGTCTGCTGTTCCTGCAGATGTGAATAAGAACAAGCCGGCGGACATTAATGTGTCGCTTCCTGGAGAGTAATTAATTGATGCCGGGCGCTATTCTGGCTTCGATCCAATCTGCCTTCATGATTGCTGCTGACAATGTGGTAATTGGGTTCCTAATTGTTGGTTGGACTTGTTTATTTCGTTATGTCTGTAACATTATTGAATGTGTTATTTTGGAACCGTAATGTTTTCAGAGGCTCACTAGGTTCTTGTCCATGTAGAATTGATTTAGCTGATTAGGTATGTTTTCTTCATGAATTTATGTCATTAGATTGTTAAAAGCGAATTTATTCCTTCTATGATGACAATTTAATTTGAGaatgatttgattgatttcTAATCTTTTGAATTCAAACTCAAACTGGTCAACCCATGTCCTTAAATGTTCCATGTTAACCATTGCTACTTGCAAATTGGGAAACTAATCATTACTAACAAGGAAGAGTATTACAATCAACGAAGGTTCATTTTTAGGGGCACTCTACTTGCTATACAAATTAAAGTTCTATAGAGagagtataaattttttttgtagttattttttattatattactgCTGTTCAAAATATGGATCCTAGTTTTCTTAAGTACTATTTCATTCCATAAAAGAAAAAATCTATAAATTTACATCTTTACCATATAATTCACCTCATTTTTAACACTTATTTAATCCTATTATAAATGTACATTtaaccaaaagaaaaaatactaGATTATCTCGTTAATGTAATTTATAAGAAACTAATGTAATTTATAAGAAACGGTCTCGTAAGTAAGTTACAATAATACAAAAAGTAAATGAtagaaaattaatattttttaaaccaatatcagttaattttttaaaaattattttatttattttaaattataaatttaaattctaaagtAAGATAATTGTCACGATCTTAGACACATCTCAATGCTATCGTGAACACTCAGATTTAACCTCAATATTTAGGTAGAAGgctaagaacacaagagaaAGGAAGCTTTGGTGGAAAAAAGTACTTTATTATTCACGTGTTTGTTACAAAAGACTTATATACCAAAATTTTAACTCTCACCCCCTATTTATAACCATCCACCTCCTCAATGGACGGTTAAATTAAATCTAATCAACGGTCCAGATCGAGTATCTAGAACATTCATTATAAATAACTAACTTACCACATTTCTCTATATACTTCTAGATTATTCTACTACTCTTTATACTTATCATATATCCATATTCTTCTAAAATAGTCTATCATCTTCTAGAGTCTTTTATGATCTTCTAGAGTTTTTCGGGACCTTCCAGGATATTCTAGAACGTTTCAGAACCATCCAGAGCATTCTCAAGCACTATAGAATACTATACAAACATCGTTATATGTAACTGTTTCACTTGTTTTGCGTTGACTTCGACCGATAGGGTCGAAATGAGCTTGTATCACAATCTCATTCGAGGAGCGGATACGACTCCTCTCTTAAAGGATGAGCACGACCCAGAATTTACTTATCTAGTGCCTCGATTGAATCAATGTATTGCAAAATGGTGTTGCAGAGTGAATTGTAAAGTGGTAATCGAAGAACTTGTGCAGAAGATGAAAACAAAgatgaaataagaataaaaaataatggtaaaataataaaaataaatgtaataAAAGATACAATGAACTTAAAAGGAATGGAAATAACGAAAGAAATGGTGAAATAACGGAAAGagaaataacaaaggaaaataaaacttaaaggaaaatagaaaaataaaaaggaaataaaggaaaataaagaagtTGAAAGAAAATGGTGATGCCATTCAACACTCACATGAACAAACACTCCATTTTTCATGCGTCAGTGTAACTGAAAATTTTTGCAAAGTTTTAATGTGGCCTTAGAGTAGGTTAGAATGGATGCTTATTTTGAGTTCAACCTTCCTATTTATAGTGGAAGGATTTGGCAGTTATTCTCTTCACGTTCACTCTGCAGTTTGTTCCTTAATTTTCGCCCTATGTTCTCTACTTCAACTTGAGGATAAAGTAATAGTTAACTCAGCTTGAAGATCAAGTAAAAGCCTTAATGTTCAAGGAAAAGCAGTAATTGCTTTTCGATTTGTTTTCGACGTGCTGAAATCCTCAACTTTAACTCTGCTTATGTTGAAATCTTTGACTTCGACTCTCCTGCTAGCTTTGACAATCTTCAACGTTGACGCTCTTGCACCATCTTTCTTCGACTTCGACTTGCTCGCGTCTGCATCTGTCACTAGCTCCGAATCTTCAGATCGATACAATCTGTATCGAAACTTTATAGTCTAAACTCATCTAAGTCGAGGAAACTATCTAGCACCAACAAGTGTTGACAATCTTCGACTTTGACTCTTCTTGCTCAAGTTTGCACCTTCGACTGACCATTCGACTTAATTTTTAGCATAATACAAACTCCTCTCGAGATTTATCTTAGTGTTGAAAAACTCATTCTGAAGGCCAAACTACTTCTCTTACTAGTTTCACCTAGTTATTCAAATTGACACAATTCTTATGTCGACCTTCAAAGAGTCAATATTTACCTGAGTCAAAATATCGATTTTGAGTGCCAACAAATGCCCCTTTAAAACTTgttattttgtgaaaaaaaaaatacaagttttatatatgtttataaTGGGAGCTGGAACACCAAAGGTTCAGAAAGTTTGACCTACCACCTCCTCAAAAGTATTgcattgtcatttaaattattctCATGATCTCTTATACTTGCAATTTTACCTTCTTCTAATGCATTGCAATCAAAGCCATCTTAGTCAAAGCAATCCCAAAAAGGGACTTCCTCTCAAGTTGCTCATGTCAACACTCCCTCTGATCGGGAAGTGGATCATCCTGTTCATGTTGAAATAGAAATTCTTTAGCCTATTGTTAGTTTGTCTACCCTTGTTGCGACTCCGACTCAGAATCCACCATCGACAGTAACATCTCATACTTTAACAACTTTTCCTCTGGTATCTTTCTTAAGATGGTATTATATGTTAAATAAACGTTCACTTGCTATCTAACTTTCATACCCTTCTATTTCCAGGTTTGCTATATCCTCTTCCTAGTGTTGCTAAAACTCACCAAGAATCTGGTCTTGGATATGGGTCAAGATTGACTACTACAGCTATAACTTCTACTACTGGACTATCGACACAAAAATTCGTTGACCAGGACATGGAGTCTACACAGAAATTTGTCAACTAGGATTAAGGGTCGACATAGAAATTTGTCGACCAGAACATAGGACCATTTTTTAATGTTCCTTCTCTAGAAATTggagatttgaattttgatgacACCGACTTCAACCTGAAAAATATCCTGTCTAAAGCTCGACAAGTTTATTTGTGCAAATCTTTAGAAACTAAATCAGACTTCTTGAATTATAAGGGATCAAGAACATATGTACAATCCAATGCACACTCCCCTGTACAGGCAGTACAGTCCTTCCTCTTAGCCATGTAGGCCGAGAGTCGAGCCTAGTGGCTCGACACTTCCATTAGATGGTTTCTTTGGCGGCCAAGTCCTCCTTGGCCTTAGGGACCAATCTAATACCATGGGTACCCATATAGCAACCTTTGATGAGAGATGGATCACATGTGGTTATATCGACGTCTAGTGGTCGAACACTAGATTGATATTCCTTGAAGCTAACATTCATCTGTTTGACATAGCAAGGTCCATCGCCAGCTTCaatctctccaatccttctatCTTCATCCGT
Above is a genomic segment from Arachis stenosperma cultivar V10309 chromosome 1, arast.V10309.gnm1.PFL2, whole genome shotgun sequence containing:
- the LOC130943515 gene encoding AT-hook motif nuclear-localized protein 1; this translates as MESSAGGISGGVTVVGSDAPSEYQIAPRTENPSPAGGSAAPIPAPAPTNQGGALPHPPPHMAKMTSPPATALGKKKRGRPRKYGPDGSVVALSPKPISSSAPLALPPVIDFSAETKRGKVKAAGTVSRAKFEVENLGEWVACSVGANFTPHFITVNPGEDVTMKVISFSQQGPRAICILSANGVISSVTLRQPDSSGGTLTYEGRFEILSLSGSFTPSESAGTRSRSGGMSVSLAGPDGRVIGGGVAGLLVAASPVQVVVGSFLAGNQHEQKPRKPKPNIIASTVMPAASVPVSTADPVAVLQSQASFRGDSWSAVPADVNKNKPADINVSLPGE